The genomic interval TTAGTTTATTAATCTTTACTCAATAAAATCCGATTGAGTTTTCATATTATACTGAGCTTTTAGAACCCCCAaatcataaaaaaaagagaagagaatgctgaatatataatgaggaaaatgTCCATTTAATTAAGATTAAGTAAGACTGAATAGTTGTCTTacataaaaagaacatttcatgAACAATGGGCTAACGCTTCTAGTTCCTATTTGAACTAAGATGTTACTTGAGATCATTTTCTAACAATACTCACagtaagaaaatgtgaaatttaaaccaCAGAATCCAAAGACTTTTGTTACAAAATGGTAATAAagtctctttttgtttctttaattattgATACTTGTCAGACTACTTCATTAGATTGTGCacatacacttttaaaaacaagCTTTTATTCAGTTACCTGATTACTTTATTAGACAGAGATATTTCCCTTGCACCCTTTCTACCTTGTTAGAATGCACAGAGGACCTTCAGTATGTCTTAAGCAGGACCTATCAGATTGTACATACCATCGCATATTTGTTTTTGTACATTTATGTATCAGAAGTTGTAAAGCGGTGGCTCACAGACCGTAAACAGCCCACAGCATGTGTTGTTACTATGTTTGGCTCATAATGCTTGTAAAAGTTCTGAATTTGTTGCCAACATTTAACATTTGTGAGGACATGCATAAAGATCCATAATCTTGAAATATTGGCAGATCCTAGAACACTGGACCTACATGTCTACATGACAACAATTGGCAGGAGTTGAGTGATGACTGACACTTAAATGGGGGCATGACTTCCCTGTCTGCCATAGTCTCAACTCTTCTGTGTTATTTGTGTGGCTTTCATAGGCATTGGACTTTGAaacttcttgtgtgtgtgtgtctctgtgagtgtgtataaatacgtatacatacacacataaggcTTTTtgattctatgtatatatcttggcattaatatgcacatacacacaggatAAAAATACTTAACCACAATAATGTGTATAGAAATAGCCATTGGAGTACAAGGTATACAgcataaaaatttgtaaataaccATGAATTAACTAGgaagatatttctaaaatttaactttaaaaatccttataaatcaaaatagaatgtttattttctcattgctACAAGAAATATAACATCTAAttcactacatttaaaaaactaagaagagggaagaggctcagaaagctgtatttacaTAGAAGGGCTGGAATGAGGTTATAGATCTTTACATCTCCTGGTCTATACCCTGAATGAGAGATAGccagaatattatttaaccaaATTTATTGGAACAGAAATCTCCTATAGCCTACCAGATGATACCCCAGGACTTAAAACCCTAATTTGTTAGTAATTCATAAAGTATTAGAGAAACTTTCTATAGCTTCACTGTGACTAAACTAAAAGATAATTCATGTACAACCAATAAAGGTTATTATTAAACTATAGTTGACTATAGATGACAAAGATGATCACGTAATAAGAAAGCAACTTAGTAAATATGATGCCACGTGAGACCCTCTGCTATTCTGTAAAACAGTCTAAAATACCATACACATTAATATAAATGTGTCACAGAactttaaattcataaaaatatttacacttgTGAACTTATTTGATCTTTACAAACCCCGCCAGGCAGATGctatcccactttacagatgataaCCCTGAAGCTAAGAAAGCACTCCAATGCTTATCGATCAAGAAGGTAAGAAAACCAGCACAGGAAACTgaaaaggagcaaaggcagaaagaaaaccaagtatGGTACTAGAAGCCAAGTGAACACAGGGTTGCAAGGAGGGTGTGCTCTGGAACTGATGGGTGGGTCAGGTGAGGCCTAAGCACTGATCCCCAGACTGACGAATGGCCACGATAGGAGCACTTTCAGAGAAGCTGTGAAGGTGAGAATCTGACTAGAAAGAGTCCCAGAGCGACTTGGAGAAGAGAAGTCCGAGAGAATCAGAACAAAGCTGTCCAGCAGGAGTTATTCtgtaaaggaaaggagagaaatgcgGGAAGTGGATGCAGGAGAAGTGAAGCTAAGGAGAAGAACCCAGGGGAGGACGAGATGCTGATGCAGGTGAAGAGAACAAGGGGGCGGGATCTGAGGCACAACACGGGAACTGGCTTAGGGTGGGGGACTGAGCATGGCACCGAGAGAGGGGTTTTTGTATGAACGCAGTCTGATAATAAGCATATACATTTTAAGTCTCTTGCCAGTCACATTTAAATTAGAAGTGTGAAGGCTCATACCTATTGGTTAAAGCAATATGATAATATAGCAAAAAATGAGTTGGCCGAGTTATAAAGTAAGGAGTAAGAGGTGTAAGGGGCAGCATGAACTGAGGGCCAGACTCTTTACTAGATGTCCCCTCCGTCAGGCACTCTTCTCCCTGTTTACTCGCCTGACCTCATCACTACTGGCAACTACCTTTCCATAACTCAGTCCCAAACACCCACCTGCCCATTGCCTCTTTTCCTTTCCAGACCATTCCCTTTAGCACTTGAAACTACTGTGCTAAGGGAAGGCAGATACAAAAGGCAAACTATTTTATGATTCCGTTTATATATAATGACCAGCAGAGGGAAATCCGTGGAGCTAGAAGGTAgagtagtggttgccaaaggctgagggagaaggggagagtgACAACTAATGGGTACAAGGAAACTTTTTTACggtcatgaaaatgttctggagttaAATAGTGGTGATCATATAtaactgaatatattaaaaaccactgaattgcacacctaaaaagtgaattttatgtgAATTCTATCTCAAAAAAATCCTCACAAAACTCTGTAACTCTATTTTGATCTGGCCATTAAAAGGTTCAGTTTCCGATCCCTCTTATGTGTGACAAGGGCCGTCATATGTACTGCCATAGACCTAAGATTACAGCTATACCACATGGATACTGCCAGTGTCCTGTATATCTGTATATCCTGGTATAGCTGTAATCTCAGGTCTATGGCAGTACGTATGACAGCCCTTGTCACAGCCATCACAAAGGAGGAGCAGTTCTTCATTATCGCCCTTTCAACAGACCTGGCAGtactataaaacatgaaaaatcatttaaaatcaatACTATTATGAAGAACAGTTATTGGGATATTAAACACACCACAATTCCTAATTCATATTAGTAATCAACATTCTGCTTGCTAACAAATATACAGTAGCCATACACATCTATGTATCTCTCGTTACACAGATAGGGACCACATGACGGGGTGAGCAGTTTAGTTGGGGTAAGTGCACATTTCAGGTACACtgcaaagaacaaagctagaggctgAATGCCTGTACACACTTTCAAAGCATGTACACATTAACATAGGAAATAATTAACATGACATTAGAGCCCATAAAGCAATGAATGGCTTTAAATACAGggtatgtaattttttaatacatttcattttttccttatcttagcATCCTCATGATCTCCTAAGAAAGAAATGAGTTAGAGTAATTTTCAAGATCAAAATTAGGAAACTTGTATTAGTATCAGAAGTATGTGTAATAAAAGGATATTCCTATATTTTGACTAAAATTGTCCACCCATTTGTGATtgattaaaaaatcaaacatgtcCAACCCAGGAAACTTGGGAAAATCAACCCAAATCAAACAGATGACACAAATGCAGAAAATGGACCCTACAAAATGATTTCTAAGGGAAAAaaacttatataaaaattaaaccaaataatttaagaagtcatagattttccagaaataaaaataaattttctctctTGACAAATTTCTAATACCATTAAGAACTTTAAAATCTGTAAAGGCAATGCTTTTTCCCATGCATACATATCCTGTATAACAAGTTTCacaaagggaaaggagggaactTGGACAGTCAAAACTTTCaagatgcctttaaaaaaatggtaaatactAACATTATATATTTTGACACTTCGTTTATACTCCGTCACAGTAGAGAATATCCTGCAAccagtattttcaaataatgaaaagacTTAAACTATAAGTTATTTATACGAATTGAAAGTTACGTGTTCATAGATTCTTATAAGCAAAATAGCTTAACTATTCAAACTTAACTTCAATACACTAAGTCTTAATCCACAAAGTCTAAATAGTCTTATATAACACAGTATGTACACTAATGATAGCTTAAGAATCTTACCAAAATGGCAAATAGAAAACTATTCAATTTAGTAAATACCTACCAACTATATGAGATACATGTGTCATACTAAAATTGGCATGTGTACTAAGAGCAAAAGCTGCAGTTTAATGTTccaacagttttattttatgacaCTTCCTAATACCATACCACTAAATATGGTATTATTTCTCCAAAACTGAGTTACATCATTACACGTTCTATTGTAAAAATACTCACTGCAAAACATTTGGAAGATTATATTTCAACCCCTCTAACAACAGATTTAATTCATGAATATTAAGttaattgttttctaaatatactaaaaataccaTGAAGTCTGTTTTACTTcgcacatttttcatttaaaaataaaattattttctgacacTTATTAGGAAAGGGTGACAGATAGCAAGCTCATATCACTTttgaaaaatcacagtaaagagcTCACAATATGTTAGAGCAAACGTATTAATATTGGTTTTAATTCCTTTGCTGCTACAGTAAAAAATAGTAGATGTTGCCTACTGTTTATTATTAGCAACAATATGAAGAACACCCTGGACAGAAAATTATCTAGAGGCAAATTATGCCAGCTCCTTCTTGGTAAGGCTGGTGTCTGGCAAATGGGTACTTCTAAAGGCATTGAGCACTTAAACATTCTGCTAGGACTTACGAGGATTATTACGGGCACTGTTACATCTAACTAAAGGTTACAATGCACTCATTCATCCTGACCATGAAACTCTGCCTTCTTTTTAAGGTAGTTTCACAGCAAATACTGTATTATTGaacattaaaaagagaattatGAGAGATGGTGTTaatgagaaatgcatattaataaTCTGGAAAAGGTTATGAatttccaaaaacagaaaaaattctgtAAATTGTAGGAAGAAAGTCTACTACAAATAGTCAGCTTTTGGtaccagttttgttttttgtgtaaaGGTTATAACAAAACTGACCACATTGTGATGATTCTCTTGGTGGATGAGTAAAAcaaccatttaaatttaattgtgtTGTAGGAATTCAATATTTTTGGATCATTATAGCCTAGACTCCACCAAACACATTTGTCTAAAGTGactttaaaactgattttaatagtttttacaagaaaaaattttacCTGGTAAAAAATGCTACAAGATAAACTGGACACTGTCTTAAAACTCATGGTGAATTCTAGTCTACATGGGGAAAGACCAAAATTTGAGGACATTGTGAAAACTGCAGATTCACTATTCTGTGGACATTTTAGGAAGaactgaaaaaatacagaagaaaccgAATTTATTTCTATAGAATGAATAAGGCCTTCCGTAATATAAGCACAGAGATGAGAATGAAGGAAAGAGTGCTAAATTATTTAAGGCTCACTTcttttctttggggaatgacTATTGTTGAGTAATCTTACTTCCAGTCATTCAtgcagacaaatgtcaaatgtttgaatgttaaagctaatctataatttaaaagcaaatggtAAAGCAATTCACAAAAGTCTACgaataataaatatttctctatGTGATAAGAGACAAAAGGGACACAGACATGATTTAACACATATATTTGGTGTCTGGTACAAAACAGGGGTCACTACATGATAGTGACTAACTGGGCTCAAAcacagaagatgaaaaaaatttttgaattattagagaaaagacTTAGAAGATCTACTTTTCATGTGAACTGCATCTGATGTCAAATACATGATATTGGTTAAAGTAAGAGCTCTctgcttattttgtttattatctaagaatttcttagcattaaaaaaattaaaattgataaaaacaTAAGGAACATTTTAGGGATGCAATGAATGTATACTACAGGTAATGCTAGCAACTGCCATGTTTACAGAAGCAAAAGAATATTTGGATTAACAACTTcagaatatttacattaaaaactatTATGATTAGATTAACAACATAATTAACTATTATGCTGACTGAACACAGAAGACAACTTCAGTAAATTATAAACAATATCTAAAGGAGGGAGAATCGCGATTAAAGATAAACACATTTGATAGAGTACTTCAAAAAGCTCACAACAAGGAGGAAAGTATCAAACCGTACAGCATTTAGGAACTAAGAAAACTCAGGTACAGCATACATTATTCTGACAGTAAGAAATGTAGAATTAAGAAAAATCTGGAGGTTGGGAAAAAAACAGGCCAGTGTAAATTAGTTgcagtatttcttaaataaaaacacttaCAGCTTTCATAATGGATTTTTCCCATGCTATGGATTTCTGTAACTGCTGAATGCACAGAGCCACCTGGGCAGCACTGCGAGCTTCTGATAATGCCCATCGCCACACCCTGAGACCGGGAACAATATCCTCTTCAATTCTGcattgaaatacagaaaaattaagtaggCCATGTCCACACTTACGGTTACCGAATCTGAAACAGTCATCACACTGAAAGCCAAGTGATGATGAAACATGTAACAGCCGATAAGTATAAGGTTTAAGCAACTAAATTTGATGTAGTGCACAGACTGTGGCTACGTGCCTCAAAGCTTAGTCACAATCAGGTAAATGTAAGATCACTTCGCAGGATTATCAACACAcataacaagagaaaaaacattttttacaaaGCACCATGCAAATAGCATGATCCATGTGGATCACAGATATACAAGAAGATACATAGATAACAGGCAATAGAAAATAGGCTCCAATTAGCAAAGAAGCACAATAATTTTTCAAGTTAATTTCAATAACCTACCCGTCATCATCACCACTAGTGGATGGTGCAGGAGCAGGGCCAGTAACTGTGCCCACATTATCCAGTTTGATCTGAATGGTGGTACTTAAGGGGCTCTTCAGATACCTCCTTTCAATGTTTCGCTCCAACTCAGACAGCCTGCTTACAGCTATATCTAGGGGGTTGTCGCTCTTCCGCTCTAGTGCATGTGCACTGCTTTCTTCTGCGTCAGTAAATTCTCCATCGTGCTCCTTGCACAAGTTAGAAAATGACTTATGTTCAAAATAGACCAAGTCCTCCCTTTCTGATGCCGGTTCTGGACACATCCAACCCTATATATCAAGAGAGTAATGTTAGCATGGTTTCCTCTTAAAATGCCTGACGGGTGAGTTACCTTTACTTATAATACAGCAGCCGACGCCAACAGAGCTCAAGGATCATTACTACAAGTTTTTACCTTGTGTTTCCTAATGCTAggtaaaaataaggaagaaaattattaGAAAGTTGTAAGA from Manis pentadactyla isolate mManPen7 chromosome 16, mManPen7.hap1, whole genome shotgun sequence carries:
- the LOC130681370 gene encoding bromodomain adjacent to zinc finger domain protein 2B-like, which produces MCPEPASEREDLVYFEHKSFSNLCKEHDGEFTDAEESSAHALERKSDNPLDIAVSRLSELERNIERRYLKSPLSTTIQIKLDNVGTVTGPAPAPSTSGDDDGIEEDIVPGLRVWRWALSEARSAAQVALCIQQLQKSIAWEKSIMKAASSLKRGRKNRKRKIEENTCGTGVKQERCTRGKKLKQDNSDPTLGSLTKMQTRLNKDMKKRKIEENTFTNLPNQESFHSVKKRKQDHSDLTLSSHEDARPFVELPECSTRSRLRFRLRDGRHVFIKSA